From the Elgaria multicarinata webbii isolate HBS135686 ecotype San Diego chromosome 19, rElgMul1.1.pri, whole genome shotgun sequence genome, the window AGTGCAGGATCTGTCCAGCTGCAAGGCAGGGGTGCCGGGGGCCTGCACAGGTGCCAGCGCTTGTCCTGAGGCAGAGCCTGAGATCGGGATGGGAATGACCCCCGCGGACTCTGAAAGAGCCCCCATGGTGGAACAGCGGCCCCTGGCGCTTGACCTGGAGCAGCCAGAAGCAGCCAGTCTGTGGGATGCCTCTCCGCCCGGCACCCTTGGCCAGGAGGCAGCACTGTGGCGGAACTGGACCCACAGCAAACCTCCAGCCATGGGCACTGAGGAAGAAGACGCTGGCCGTGAGCATGACGCAGGAGGGGCGTGCCTCCCACCTCACAGAGGTCTCCACTTGGATGACCGGCCTGTGTCGTCAGGGagcccggaggaggaggaggaggagcccagcTACCCGGAGCCCGCCAACAGTGAAGAAGGGACTCCGGGCGAGTCCTCCGTGGACCCAGCAGAATCTCTGGAGCTGCCACAGCTTCCTTCCCGAGCCAAAGAAGAGGTCGGCGAGGTTGTGCTTGCCACGGGGGAAAGCAGCCTCAGGACAGCCCCTGGGCAAGAGCTGCTGTTGACGGAAGGAGACCCGGATGGGGCGGAATGTCTGTGCCTCTTGGAGCGCAAGGGCCTGGCCCCGGAGGGCAGCCAACAGGAGGCCCCGGAGTCCTCCTGCTGCATCCAGGCCGAGGGCTCCAGCAGCAGTGAGCAGGAATGCCCCATCTGTACAGAGGTGTATGACGGCGCCAGGCGCCGGCCGGCCCTACTCAACTGTGGCCACACGCTGTGCGGCCAGTGCCTGCACGCCATCATGGAGGCGGCCAGCGCCGCAGACATCGGCCGTGTGCGCTGCCCAATCTGCCGCCAGAAGACACCCATGATGGAGTGGGAGATCTGCAAGCTgcaggaggagctgctgctgctgagcgcCACGCCGGGTCCGTGCCTGGGGCCACCTGCCTTCCAGTCCCTGCCGGCCCGGCGCCCGGGCTTCTGGGGAGGCCTGGAGCACCGCTTCCAGGTCCGGTTCCTCACCAGCCGCATGATGGGCTTCCTGCCCTGCCTTCGCTACCCGCCCTGCCTGATCGGTGGCCTGGCCCGGCTGCAGCGCCGTTGCCCCTGGGGCTACCggctggcgctgctgctgctgctgggggccGAGATGCTCAGCCTGCTGCTGGTCTTCCTGCCCATcgtgctgctcctgctgctcttcctcatcCTGGACAAATAGGGCGCCTGGCCTGGCCCTACGAGGGGGCTGGAAAGCATGGCGGGGGCTTGGACGGCTCTTTGCCACGCAGCCTTTCCCTGACGGgtgattcagcagcagcagcaccaaagtCAAGGAAACAGCTGCCGCCTTCACTTCCCAGTGGAGGAGAAGGGATCCGAGGGTCCCTCTGGAAGAGAACGGCTCCCTCTCCCGCGGTTCGAAGGGCGAGGAACTTTGAACGAGCCGCAAACACGCAGGCCTCCGCACACCGCTCCGACAACTGCTCTGAGGGGAAAGCGGCACTCGCAGAATGGCGATAGTTTTGGAGTTGGGGGCAGCAGGTTTCCCTCTGGAAATTTCAGCACTAAGAACCGGAGGGGGTGGGCTGTTTGCAGTGGGGACAGGGCACTCACACAGGAGGGCCCTTAGGGGACCAAGGGGGGAGAATGCCAGGGGGCTGCCGGAGCCTGGTCTGCTGCTGGTGGTCTTTCACGTCTGAGGCTCATAtggagcagaaagagaaaagaaagtctTTGCCGCCTATTGATGCTACTGCGCTTTACTGTTGCTATTGGTTAAATGTGTGATTTCATCGAAGGCCATCTCTAGCCAGGGGCATTTGGCTGTACAAATGGCCTGCGTGCCATGTGTCCTGTTTGCTGAGGAGGGACGGAGCAGTCCCGCTCCTTCCCCAGGGCCTGGACCCACTGCACTCCTTTGCTGGACTGGCAGCCGTAGCCCCCTCCTCTCACACAGCGTTCATCTCTCTTCCCTGGGGCgggtgcaaattattattattattattattattatatttatttatttatttatatagcaccatcaatgtacatggtgctgtacagattatacacagtaaatagcaagaccctgccgcataggcttacaatctaataagggAAGTCTCTTGGCTCATGCTCAGATGGCCTCTTTCCTCATATCCATGGTCAGGCTTGGGAATTGATAACCGCTTGGGGAAGCTGAACCATGGCTCGGGCGGCAGCCTGGCCAGATTCATGTCCAGAGGGGCAACAGGTGTCTTAGCCCGTTGCAGCAGAAACAAGGAGTTGCACGTGGATTCTGGCAGAGGCCTTTGTGAACTCCGTTGGGTGCACAGGGGCCTGACAACATGAGCAACCAGCCACAGAAGCCAGGATGCAGTTGTTTGTCCTTGAGGTGCACCCTTGGAGCGCCGGATCAGCAAGCATGTCCCTTTTCACAAGGAAGGCAGCTGCCTTCTAGTGTCACTGGGGCGCTCATTTTCATGTGCAATTTGAGAAGGTGTTGGCAAACCAAGATTCAAAAAACCTCCAGCAGATCTCAACCATCACATTatgttatgctggctgggggattatgggagttgtaatccaacatgtGGAACGGCTTGTGgaaggagattcgtcaactcTCCTTTAAAGACTAGcattttccggcaggcctacccagatgaatgtgaaatcaagaatttttaagatgggtttgatttgttgtactaatgttccccgcctcaatccaaagggagaggcgggtaagattattattattattgctcccaAATGTTTTTCTGCGTAGGGAGATCAACTGCAGCTTtttaagctcagctaaaaacttttctttttcctaaagcttttaaaacttgattttgttctgactttatactacccagtgcctgtttgctttctcttcccctcctccttgtttatcatggttttattagaatgtaagcctatgcggcagggtctcgctatttactgttttactctgtacagcaccatgtacattgatggtgctatataaataaataataataataatttctccaaCTCCTCGATCGTTTAGCTGCCTTTTTCTGTACCGTTTCCAGCCCTGCTGCCGTATCTTCGTATGGCGCGTGCAGCCTTCCCCCAGGTGCGCAAGGAAGCCGTTCCCATCACGGCCGCTCCGTTTTCACTCCCCGGCTCTCAGCTCGTTGCCGGCGTAGCGTCGGCCTATTTCACGGACCTCTTCAGCCGAACCTCTTCGCTAAGAATGAATCATTATTCCTCAAATCAGGAagtctctccgccccccccctttATTGGAAGTAAAGAAAACCTCCCCCTTAAACACAGCAATCCGACTTGAGCCGcgccgcccgcctgcctgcctgcccgcccttTTGCTGCTGCTTGGCGGCGCCCCTCCTTGAGCCGGGCGGCGGGCCCCCCTCCGAGCACGCCTTCCCGCGCCCCTCCGCCGCAAGGGCGACGGCGCTGAGCATTCCGGGCTAATGCCGCCAGTGCTTGGTGGGAGCCCGGAGGGGCGGCGGCAGCGTCCGCTCCGCGCGCCCGAGCCGCCTCTGCCAGCTGCCGCCTCCGAGAGGCCCTCCGACGACGCCAGAGGGAgcgcggcccggcccggcccggcccacgTGGGGACGCGCATGGGCGCGGACGGCTcaggaagcggggtgggggggagagcagCGCCTGCCTCGGATGTCGCCTGGCGGCAACACGCGTGAGCTTTGCAGGACCCGCCGGCGGGGCCGGGCCGCCGGGGAGAGGGAGCCTGGGCGGCGGAAGGGGCCCGGGGGCTTCCTACGGAACCCGAGCCAGGCCTCCACGCCAGCTCTTCCCAACCTGGCAGGTGTGTACGGGTCCCAGACGCGCACTCCCGCCAGCGGTGCGGAATGGTGGCGGGGCACATCTGCATGGTCCCAGGTGGAGGAAGGCAGAAGCACAGGAGCTCCGAGGCTCCCTCAGCCGAGAGCAGGAAAACGGAGCCGGCGGCGGCCCGGCCCGGCTTTCCGCGTGGTGGCATGCTGGTGCGTCGGGGCTGGGCTTCACAGAGCTTGGGCAGGATCAAAGGAGAGAGAGCGAGCAGAGCCAAAACACAGGTGTCTTGGTTAATTTAGGATCCCACCACTTTCCagccccttttaaaaattaatagcgTATTTTAGGTAAATAGGCAGCTTCTGTTCTGGGCTCCGTCTCTGGTGATGCCTCCACACCTGCCCAGGGCTTCTCAGCTAGGCAGCATTGCTCTAAGCTGTACCTCGATACCAACATTGCCTTAAAAGCAGATTCCTGTTAATTTAACTATACTCTCAACTGAAACAAGAGCTCAAAAAAGACACAGCCCTTGCAGAATAAAGGTTAGGTTAAAGCAGAGAAGCTGagacttcacccagaaactattTTTAGTGCCGGTGCTTGGTGCCCAGGACATGTGCTCAAAAATGAGAGAGTAactctgagcatatgcaaagtgcCGCAACCAAGGCTGATCAACAGGGGTGTGGGTAGTTGTGCACTCAATTGTCTTGAGTAGTAAAACACAATATTTCAataagggccttctctgctgtggcacccggctgtggaacgagctccccagagacgtccgcttggtgcctacagtgtcctccttccgtcgccagctgaagacctttttattttctcggtattttaacacctaatttaacttaaatgtaaactttgctgttttaattctatgttttaacctatatcaatttttgctgtgtggttttatcctggttgtgctttttaaattgtattttgtatttgtgtttttagatagttggttgtttttatgctcttcatggttttaatttttgtgaaccgcctagagagcttcggctattggtcggtataaaaatgaaataaattaaataaataaataagggcaaaTACCTGAAAAACCAACTGGCAGAGAGTGCTTTGCTATGTCAACAgtcgtggggagggggggtgaccACATCTCCCAGCTGCTTAATTTACAAATCAAATTAATTGGAGCTGGAGCCTGCCAATTCCACaccctagtcatagaatcatagaatagcagagttgggagtggcctacaaggccatcaagttcaaccccctgcttgaggaaggaatccaccctaaagcatccctgacagatgcttgtccagctgcctcttgaaggactctagtgtgggagagtcgacaatctcccttggtaactggttccattgttgtactgctctaacagtcaggaagtttttcctgatgtccagctggaatctggcttcctttaacttgagcccgttattccgtgtcctgcactctggaataattgagaagagatcctggccctcctctgtgtgacaacctttcaagtccttgaagagtgctatcatgtctcccctcaatcttctcttctccatgctaaacatgcccagttctttcagtctctcttcataggactttgtttccagacccttgatcatcctggttgccctcctctgaacacgctccagcttgtctgcgtccttcttgaattgtggtgcccagaactggatgcaatacttacatgaggcctaaccagggctgaatagagaaaaaccagtacctcacacaatacttctattaatgcagaacaaaatagcatttgctttttttgcagccacatcacactgttggctcctattcagcttgtgatctaccgcAATTGCAAGTTCCTtctctttgtagtattgctgagccaagtatcccccatcttgtaactctgcatttggtttctttttcctaaatgtagaacttggcatttatccctattaaatttcatcctgttgttttcagctcagcactccagcctatcaagatcactttgaagtttgtttctgtcttccagggtattagctatcccacccaattttgtgtcgtctgcaaatataagcgttccctgcacctcctcatccaaatctttAAGAGCACggggcccaggaccgagccctgcggtaccccactcgttacctctccccagtttgagaaggtactgatgataagcactctttgagtccgattctgtagccaactgtggatccacctaatagttgttccatctggcccacttttagctagtttgttaatcagaatatcatggggcactttgtcaaaagctttgctgaactcaagatatatgacgtccacagcattcccacggtccacaagggaggttacccgatcaaaaattgagatcaaattagtctgacaggatttgttcttcacaaatccatgctggcttctagtaatcactgcattgttttcaaggtgtttacagattgacttctttatgatctgctccagaattttcccagggatggatgtcagactgactggtctgtagttcccagttcctcctttttgccctttttgaagatagggacgacgttagccctcctccagtcgtccagcacctcacctgtcttccatgatttcacaaagataatagacactTGTCCTGAAGTCCTACTGCtggtacctctgagcatgtgcaaagtgcattttgctctccccccccccagtagttTTTTAGATTACAAAATGGGACTTCTGGTCCCCTGTACCTTTTGTTTTAGAAATTTTAAGTATTGGGGTGAGGGAAGAGACTCTAAAGATGTGAGTTCTTTTCATGTGATTATGGACCGCCCTGACTCCCCCTCCCTACTTGCTCGGTGGTTCTCATGCGCATGTACAaactgctttgctggatcagggcAAAGGCCCATAGCATCCTCCATTCTGTACTGCCAAAAGATCCCTGCTGTGTCCAGGGATTTTGCAAGCAGGGGATGAGGGTTCCAGCTCTCACTCAGGCCTGGCATCCAAGGACAGACTGTCgctgaacatggaagttccattATGTGGCCATGAGCCCCATCAGCTCATTCTGCACCGTGTGCAGAAGCACTTCCTTTCGTCTACCCCTGAACAtgatgcgcgcacacacacacacacacacacactggggtctGATACCCCAGTGAACCCATTGGCTCATCTGACTGCTGCTCTTTGGTTCCAGGAACTGCTAACCACGAGCTCATCTCCAGGCTCATCTCCGTCGCTCACCCTCTCCGCGAGTTTCTCACCTCATCACAGCGCAGCATCAGAAGAACTCGTTCCTCTTTCCACCTTGTCATAGGGTTGAAGAGCAGTTTacagaagtgggtggggggaTAAATTAATTCAGCCTTTCCCCATGTTCAAAGTGCAAGGTTCAGACTTAGCTTTCATTTAAACACGGTGACACACACATCACGTTTCTAGCCCTTAAGATGTCAATAGTAGGTTTGAATGTACATGGACGGTGCCTGATGAATTCCCagaaactgtgtgtgtatgtgtgtgtgtttcagacaGTGAATCTCCAGGGCCACCTATGGTTCTTTGCCCTTTCCTGCATACTTCTAGTAACTTCCATActattcttatgctcttaacAAGGCTGCATGAATTCTGCTGCTAGGTCAACGCCAGGTCTGTCTCAGTCCAGGTCCATTTCTGTGAGGCACAGGCTGCAAAGATGCTCCCAAGGGATGTGTCAGCAAAGCAACAGCCCTCCGCTCTTGTTCACCCTCGGCTTTTAGGGCTCAGGGGGCTGCGGGTGGAGTTTCTGTTTAATTTGCATCTCAGCTTTCTTCGGTGTGGGTTTGGGGTTGCCCTTTTGTGCAGTTGTGGTTGCCTGTTCATAGGACTGGCAGGTGGCTCCTGGTTTCAAAGTGACATCTTGCTGGCCAGCTCCAGCCGCTCCCTCTGATCCCAGCACCATCTTCACCATCTTGCACCAGACGCTGCAGAATAGCACCTGCCATAGTTCAATTATGGTGGagactttctctctcacacacacacccaatagctTGTTGGAGTCACCATCTTTTTCTGGTAGCTGAATGTCAGGCAGAAATCCAATAGGTGCAGATTTTCTCCAGCATTGGCTGTGCCCATAAGAACTCCCGGTGTTGTGTCTTTGGGCCACCTGAATTCTACATCAAGATaatgaagattgaggggagacgatagcactcttcaaggacttgaaaggttgtgacacagaggagggccaggatctcttctcgatcctcccagggtgcaggacacggaataacaggctcaagttaaaggaagccagattccggctggacatcaggaaaaacttcctgactgttagagcagtacaacaacggaaccagtcacctggggaggttgtgggctctcccacactggaggccttcaagaggcagctggacatccatctgtcaggtgtgctttagggtggattcctgaatcctgcattgagcagggggggggggactcgatggccttgtaggccccttccaactctacgaatAATATGAAATCTGCTTCAGATTGAGCCCTTAATATTCTGACCTGGGGAAGCTTGAGGCCTGAAGCCTGACAAGGCTTTAGAGACCAGGAGCTGCATGGGACCCTTGCGGCATATTTCAGCCACGGGCATCCGAGAGGACAGGAAAAAGAGGAGAGCTTTCCCCCAAGAACACAGGCCCAAGAGCAGGCCCCTCTGGCTGAAGCATTGCCACACCTGACCAGCATCTTCTCCCACCTCCCTACACCCACACTTTTGCCAGCTATTTACAAATTGCACCTTGGGAAACCGGTTGGGCTTCCTGTTTTGCCCCCAGTTGGTTCTTCCTGCCCCGGAGCTCCTTCCTGTTTGTGTGCTTTTCCTTCTCAGCTCCAGCTATGCCGGTCTTTGCATGATGAGTGAGTGGctcctcaaagaaatggaagCATCATGGCTTAGGAGACGTGGGCTTTCAGGCTACACAGAACACTTCCTTCAGTTGGATGCGGAACATCTTAAAAGAAAGGCTGGTGGTGAGGGAGGGGAAGTGGCTGTTGGGCAAGGGCCTGGATTGAGGCCCAGCCTGTGGGTCTTTCTCCATGTGCCACTGGGAGCCTTTGCAgggccactgagccacagccgaGCCACGTGCAAACGGGCCTCTGTCCTGCTGGGACAGAGAAGCCACCTGACTGGGAACGCACAGCCCAGCAGCTCCTGGCACTCGACGGCCGTTCAAACCTGGCAATAGCCATTGACTGGCTGGGTGCATTCAGGGCGTGACCCTATGGAGGCTTgggcagaaaaaggtcctacaactcccaacatgtccTCACAGTCCAGCATCTTTCAGCCAGATGCCCAATTGGGAAGTCCACTGGCCACGCAGGGAGGCAGAAGACCTTCGCCTCTGTGCTTAATTTATGGGAACAGAGGCCAGGATCCAGGACTTCAGAAGCCTTTGCCTTTAACTCCGCGTCTGTGAACTCTCTAGTGAGTGGGAGATGCACTCTGTGCTTGCTCAGGGGCATTTTCATCTACCCCAGCGGCTATGCTCTACCTCTGAACATGCCGAGTCATGTTTACGCAGAATCCAATTCCCTGGTCTCAGTAGGACTTATTCTCGAGGCAGCACATGCGCGACTGGAGCTTGAGTGCCCTGAAAAGCAGCTCCTGACCCACGAGGGCTGCTCCTGCTTCCCCTCTTTAACGGCGAGGCCTGCTGGCACCGAATCTAGCTCAGAAAAGCTTCTAGCACTGCCAGCTCCAGAGGGGCAAGCATGAACGCAGCGCTGGCAAACTGCCAAGCCAACAAAAGGATGCCGGCATTGTTGGCAGGttgttggggagggagagggggcacaTCACCCCCTTGGCATGGGTCACCCACAAAGCCTtcgccccagcctcctcctcctcctcctggggctTTGCTTGTCCTCTGAAAACCTGAATCGCTTTCATACGCTGGCAGCCTGAGATTGGCACGTCAGTAACGGCGCCTGCTGCTCCTTTGCTGCCAAGacagacggggtgggtggggagacatgGAGAAGAATGACGGCCAGAGGAGAAGCAGGAGGCCAGCGATGGGCAAATCCCAGCCCATGACCAGTGTGCCAAGCGGCATGGCTTAGGGCAAAGAACCTGGCCCggcaccccctcccctcctgggtCAGGCAGGGCTGCTGGGCTAGTGCTGCACAAGTGGTTCCGGGATAGGGAAGTCCCAGCGCCAGCAAGGAGGCTGGCACTTCCACGGGACTGGCATTGCCATAGCCAAGGGCACCACCAAGGCAGGACAGGGAGAGCAGATCACAGGTTTGCGCCTTGGCTGCACTACAAGCATGTACTGGTTTCATACCAGTATAATCCTTGTGCCTCCCCACCCAGGGGGCATGAGAGACCCTGCCCTGCAAAAACACAATTCCCAGGCTGCCCTGGGATGAGAGGAAGGCCACAAAACAGGTTCAGCTCCATAGTGTAGACCTGTCAAGCTGCTCTGTGCGAGTTTGCAGTCACCGgcctgccccctccgccccccgccgTTGTGGCGCCCACAGCCCTTTGCGGGACGCCAGACCCTGCTCATTCCTGCCCCACCCCGACCCACCCCTGTCCTCCTGTGCCACCAGACGGCCTGAACGGAGATGGCTCAGTGCGTCACTATTTGGGTTCAGTAGTATCATCTTTATTTGGGAGATTCAGTTATGGATTAACAAGGCTGGTATAAAACAGGAGGGGCTTCATCATGACTGGCAGCTGGAGgaatgggcagggaaggagggagggaggggtaccCTGCAGCCTGGTGGTCTTGGTCCCTTCTCCTTGGCAGGCTGccaccctcccctctccctggcctGCCACAAGCTGCCTGCCCTGCGGGCCCAAGAGGGGCCTCCTAGCAGCCCAGGTAAGATGCGGTGGGCAGAGGGCTTTTTACGACATAAATTCCAGACCATTCCTGATGCCTGCATAGTGGTGGCCCCCAAGCCAAGGAGCTTCCTCAGGATCATGGCTAAAGACTCCGCCTAGCCTACCTAAGGATCTCACATAGCTCCTCTGCCCTCTGGATCAGTACCAGCTCCTGTGGGCCCAAATCCATCCTTTGAGCCAGCCAGAGCCCCATGTCCCTCACCCTGACTGGCTGGGAGCCGCTCGGAGCCCTCATGGGTCAGGTCTAGCCAGAACGATCTGCCAGCCGCCCTTTCCcagcccctccctccaccccattgCCTCTCCTCCATCGTTGGACTTGGATGTTGCCATTACTCAGGGCATCTGCTTCACCCACAGCTGGTCTTGCTGTTGGACCCCTCACCTCTCAGGGGACAACTGTGAGAAGCGCGAGGAGGGACCACGTGCCTTTTGGGCCAGTTTCTGGAAAGATGGGTGTGGCGCCTTAAGCCAAAGCTGCACTTGTCCAAAGCTTGCTGGAGAGAGCCAGCTCCCAAGTGggcctctcccctctctcccccccccacagccatGTGGGGCTGAACCTCCAC encodes:
- the LOC134411232 gene encoding ring finger protein-like, whose amino-acid sequence is MGMTPADSERAPMVEQRPLALDLEQPEAASLWDASPPGTLGQEAALWRNWTHSKPPAMGTEEEDAGREHDAGGACLPPHRGLHLDDRPVSSGSPEEEEEEPSYPEPANSEEGTPGESSVDPAESLELPQLPSRAKEEVGEVVLATGESSLRTAPGQELLLTEGDPDGAECLCLLERKGLAPEGSQQEAPESSCCIQAEGSSSSEQECPICTEVYDGARRRPALLNCGHTLCGQCLHAIMEAASAADIGRVRCPICRQKTPMMEWEICKLQEELLLLSATPGPCLGPPAFQSLPARRPGFWGGLEHRFQVRFLTSRMMGFLPCLRYPPCLIGGLARLQRRCPWGYRLALLLLLGAEMLSLLLVFLPIVLLLLLFLILDK